One genomic region from Neisseria weaveri encodes:
- a CDS encoding lysozyme inhibitor LprI family protein codes for MYQKFIAVGAAAFLLAACSEPRNEAKPEMVCHDAGVTQNIQTNIQEIIKQEARNFAAGDSRQLVDADKVIAAASQLSINLADIRLEYQNNQPFCAATLSIQTPSAIAATAEANSPLLYGTQTITQLIQHRTNGSNLSYNAGNHTFNTPLQYTTSPSTGQLNISYRDNSLVHTAQTLSAALLPYGIKDILVISGEPVTRADALQQLTNPPASEPEPPVAVASAEVVPIPADLTAFPAEAPEILTPAKPQQEEILLSAGELDYARSNNRAANEEINAIWHRLDQPVQQSLLAEQRNWIDNKTENCRQAAARANSSVQAEYLQLQCDTRITRERSQYLRGYTIN; via the coding sequence ATGTATCAAAAATTCATCGCTGTCGGCGCAGCCGCCTTTCTCCTTGCCGCGTGCAGCGAACCCCGAAACGAAGCGAAACCGGAAATGGTGTGTCACGACGCCGGCGTTACGCAAAACATCCAAACCAATATTCAGGAAATCATCAAACAAGAAGCGCGAAATTTTGCCGCCGGCGACAGTCGCCAGCTGGTTGATGCCGACAAAGTCATTGCCGCCGCCAGCCAACTTTCCATCAATCTGGCCGACATCCGTCTCGAATATCAGAACAACCAACCTTTCTGTGCCGCCACGCTGAGCATACAAACTCCGTCTGCCATTGCCGCGACCGCAGAAGCCAACAGCCCCCTGCTCTACGGCACACAAACCATTACTCAACTGATTCAGCACCGCACCAACGGCAGCAATCTCAGCTACAACGCAGGCAACCATACTTTCAACACGCCCCTGCAATACACAACCTCCCCGTCGACGGGCCAGCTCAACATCAGCTACCGCGACAACAGCCTGGTTCATACCGCACAAACCCTGTCGGCCGCCTTACTGCCCTACGGCATTAAAGATATTTTGGTCATCAGCGGCGAACCGGTAACCCGCGCCGATGCCTTACAGCAATTAACCAACCCTCCGGCCTCCGAACCCGAGCCTCCGGTTGCCGTTGCGTCTGCCGAAGTCGTCCCGATCCCGGCCGACCTGACCGCATTTCCGGCCGAAGCGCCCGAAATTCTCACACCGGCCAAACCGCAGCAGGAAGAAATCCTGTTATCCGCGGGCGAACTCGACTATGCGCGCAGCAACAACCGTGCCGCAAACGAAGAAATCAATGCCATTTGGCACCGCCTCGACCAACCGGTACAGCAAAGTCTGTTGGCAGAACAACGCAATTGGATAGACAACAAAACCGAAAACTGCCGCCAAGCCGCCGCGCGTGCCAACAGCAGCGTACAGGCCGAATACCTGCAACTGCAGTGCGACACACGGATTACCCGCGAACGCAGCCAATACCTGCGCGGCTATACCATCAACTGA
- a CDS encoding RnfABCDGE type electron transport complex subunit B, with translation MNPTPAERINAVLPQTQCRECGYSGCLPYAEALVSDNAAVNLCAPGGETVMLDIANLLGKPPLAPQKIQPKALAWIDEAVCIGCTACIRACPVDAIMGASKLMHTIIADECTGCGLCIPPCPVDCIHMHPVETDYLPAARFLSDTDDSRFAAASHAKARYEWQQQRKVRDAEERKAHLAEREAATKAKLQAQAAQAATKPQAAPFNPANLIAKAMARAQAQQSQRVVPANREDYQAKQLEEARQRSTYRRAQRDLKYGTEAEKAAAIEWLRAYKAEQEAKAVGK, from the coding sequence ATGAACCCCACACCAGCCGAACGCATCAATGCCGTTCTACCGCAAACCCAATGCCGCGAATGCGGCTATTCCGGCTGTCTGCCCTATGCCGAAGCCTTGGTCTCCGACAACGCCGCCGTCAACCTGTGCGCGCCCGGCGGAGAAACCGTTATGCTCGACATCGCCAACCTGCTCGGCAAACCCCCGCTGGCACCGCAAAAAATCCAACCCAAAGCCCTTGCCTGGATAGACGAAGCCGTCTGCATCGGCTGCACCGCCTGTATCCGCGCCTGCCCGGTTGATGCCATTATGGGCGCGTCCAAACTCATGCACACCATCATCGCCGACGAATGTACCGGCTGCGGTTTATGCATTCCGCCCTGCCCGGTCGACTGCATCCATATGCACCCCGTCGAAACCGACTATCTGCCGGCCGCACGTTTCCTGTCCGACACCGACGACAGCCGTTTTGCCGCCGCATCCCATGCCAAAGCGCGTTACGAATGGCAGCAGCAGCGCAAAGTCCGCGATGCCGAAGAGCGCAAAGCCCATTTGGCAGAACGCGAAGCCGCAACCAAAGCCAAGCTGCAGGCTCAAGCCGCTCAAGCGGCTACGAAACCTCAAGCCGCCCCATTCAATCCCGCCAACTTAATCGCCAAAGCAATGGCACGCGCACAAGCGCAGCAGTCTCAACGGGTCGTACCGGCCAATCGGGAGGACTACCAAGCCAAACAATTGGAAGAAGCCCGGCAACGCTCCACCTACCGCCGCGCCCAACGCGATTTGAAATACGGCACGGAAGCCGAAAAAGCCGCCGCCATCGAATGGCTGCGCGCATATAAAGCCGAACAGGAAGCCAAAGCCGTCGGGAAGTGA
- a CDS encoding META domain-containing protein gives MKTALLLPLSLCACVIPVALPLPLTNPQPMQIYGQWQLTEVNRKQVDYADAVMTILSTDRQFNIRTNCNHVFGQYQNDSAAKKLSFQGLSSTLKACPDMRLEQQLSQTLPKVGSYRFNGKFIEMTDNENRVILQARRINDQAPKLK, from the coding sequence ATGAAAACAGCTTTACTTCTACCTCTTTCCCTGTGCGCGTGCGTGATTCCCGTCGCCCTTCCGCTGCCGCTGACAAACCCCCAACCGATGCAGATTTACGGTCAATGGCAGCTGACCGAAGTCAACCGCAAGCAGGTCGATTACGCCGATGCCGTCATGACCATCTTAAGCACCGACCGCCAATTCAATATCCGCACCAACTGCAACCATGTTTTCGGCCAATACCAAAACGATTCGGCCGCCAAAAAGCTGTCGTTTCAAGGTCTTTCTTCCACATTGAAAGCCTGCCCGGATATGCGTCTCGAACAACAGCTTTCGCAAACGCTGCCCAAAGTCGGCAGCTACCGTTTCAACGGTAAATTTATAGAAATGACCGACAATGAAAACCGCGTCATTCTTCAGGCACGCCGTATCAACGACCAAGCACCGAAGCTGAAATAA
- a CDS encoding carbon-nitrogen hydrolase family protein, which yields MRTFKVAAVQMVSTTRPQENIETMHRLVRQAAEQGAQWVLLPEYWPVMGEKDTDKLAFAETLGKGVLQTAMSEAARENGVVLFGGTVPLQSGEEGKVLNTMLVYGRDGAQIGLYDKIHLFGYSGLSERYAEADTIAAGKTVPKLAADGMNVAAGICYDVRFPELFRAQQPFEVLMLPAAFTYTTGKAHWTLLLRARAVENQCYVVASAQGGLHESGRKTFGHSMIIDPWGDIVAELPEGEGVVVADVDSVRLNSVRTRLPALAHRCL from the coding sequence ATGCGTACATTCAAGGTGGCGGCGGTGCAGATGGTGTCGACTACCCGCCCGCAGGAAAATATCGAAACCATGCACCGTTTGGTGAGACAGGCGGCGGAACAGGGCGCGCAGTGGGTATTGTTGCCCGAATATTGGCCGGTGATGGGTGAGAAGGATACCGACAAACTCGCTTTTGCCGAAACTTTGGGTAAGGGTGTGTTGCAGACGGCCATGAGTGAAGCCGCGCGCGAAAACGGTGTGGTGTTGTTCGGCGGTACGGTTCCTTTGCAAAGCGGCGAAGAGGGCAAAGTGTTGAATACCATGCTGGTGTACGGCAGGGACGGTGCGCAGATCGGCTTATACGACAAAATACATTTGTTCGGCTATTCGGGTTTGAGCGAACGCTATGCCGAAGCGGATACGATTGCAGCGGGTAAAACCGTGCCGAAACTGGCGGCAGACGGCATGAATGTGGCGGCCGGAATTTGCTACGATGTGCGCTTTCCCGAATTGTTCAGGGCGCAGCAGCCGTTTGAAGTGTTGATGTTGCCGGCGGCGTTTACGTATACGACGGGCAAGGCGCACTGGACGTTGCTGTTGCGCGCGCGGGCGGTGGAAAACCAATGTTATGTGGTGGCTTCGGCACAAGGCGGTTTGCATGAAAGCGGTCGGAAAACGTTCGGCCACAGTATGATTATCGATCCGTGGGGCGATATTGTGGCAGAGCTGCCCGAAGGCGAGGGCGTGGTGGTGGCGGATGTGGATTCGGTGCGCTTAAACAGTGTGCGTACCCGTTTGCCTGCGTTGGCACACCGCTGTTTGTAA
- a CDS encoding porin, with amino-acid sequence MKAFVLSAAVLSASALADTQIYGSIQSGITFSKTDTATQKHTATSISDLGSHIGIRGSHPIGGNRLIWQFEQDTPVGNGSMREYFRNKKETARSGK; translated from the coding sequence ATGAAAGCCTTTGTTCTGTCTGCCGCCGTTTTATCGGCCTCTGCCCTCGCCGACACCCAAATTTACGGCAGCATTCAAAGCGGCATCACCTTTTCCAAAACCGATACCGCCACACAAAAACATACCGCCACTTCCATCAGCGACCTCGGCAGCCATATCGGCATACGCGGCAGCCATCCCATCGGCGGCAACCGCCTGATTTGGCAGTTCGAACAAGATACGCCGGTCGGCAACGGCTCCATGCGCGAATATTTCCGCAATAAAAAAGAAACTGCCCGCTCCGGCAAATAA
- the glnE gene encoding bifunctional [glutamate--ammonia ligase]-adenylyl-L-tyrosine phosphorylase/[glutamate--ammonia-ligase] adenylyltransferase translates to MQIIDHARRHSQYLSRHLDNGNLDTAILLPMADKVLDTGDFQKFADWESLQAADNEAEIARQLRILRRYVMAQIIIRDINRISDLNEVTRTITLFADFAVNTALNYAHAYYQDLYGTPLGRYTQTPQHLSVIAMGKAGGYELNVSSDIDLIFIYPESGQTDGKRERDNQEFFTKVGQKLIGLLDNITADGQVFRVDMRLRPDGDSGPLVLSETALEQYLIAHGREWERYAWCKGRVVTPYPNDIRSLVRPFVFRKYLDFNAYEAMRGLHRQIRAEVSRKGMADNIKLGAGGIREIEFIAQIFQMIRGGQNRSLQLKGTQETLLKLAELGIIESATCDTLLAAYRFLRDVEHRLQYWDDQQTQTLPTQPEQQQRLAESMGFADYVAFSDGLNRHRSQVNAIFNETLSEPEEQTEGDAHEWQWVWQNNHDDEQRKGRLKTHGFDADSISLRLDQLRQSPKYRHLSSRAQPRFDAVLPMLAQAAAEQPNPTETLRRLLDFLEAISRRSSYLAFLHEHPQVVKQLAGIMSQSSWVATYLMQHPILLDELLSAQLMNTEYDWNKLAQELEGRLKSVQGDTEAQMDVLRHFQHAQVFRLAIQDLAGLWKVEALSDQLSALSDTILAAALPAVWADMPKTHTDTPNFAVLGYGKLGGKELGYTSDLDLVYLYDDPHPDAPDIYTRFSRRLTNWLSAATGAGTLYEVDLRLRPNGDSGFLAHSIGAFEKYQRENAWTWEHQSLTRARYICGTPSIGLAFDALRKEILTRPRNGTELAREIIDMREKMFPTHPPADTDIKYARGGVVDVEFIVQYLVLAKSAECPELLENYGNIALLKMAAERGLIDAGQARLCRRAYRYFRKQQHNTKLRDAAKTEVNEELTAHYAAVRKLWRQVFGEEVTFS, encoded by the coding sequence ATGCAAATCATCGACCACGCCCGCCGCCACTCCCAATATCTGTCACGCCATCTCGACAACGGCAATCTCGACACCGCCATACTGCTGCCCATGGCGGATAAAGTACTCGACACCGGAGATTTTCAAAAATTCGCCGACTGGGAAAGCCTTCAAGCAGCCGATAACGAAGCGGAAATCGCACGCCAGCTGCGCATTCTGCGCCGCTATGTCATGGCACAAATCATCATCCGCGACATCAACCGCATCAGCGATTTAAACGAAGTAACCCGCACCATCACCCTGTTTGCCGACTTCGCCGTCAACACCGCCTTAAACTACGCCCATGCCTACTATCAAGACCTTTACGGGACGCCGCTGGGCCGCTACACCCAAACACCGCAACACCTGAGCGTGATTGCAATGGGTAAAGCCGGCGGATATGAATTGAATGTTTCTTCAGACATCGACCTGATTTTCATCTACCCCGAATCAGGCCAAACCGACGGCAAACGCGAACGCGACAATCAGGAATTTTTCACCAAAGTTGGCCAAAAACTCATCGGCCTGCTCGACAACATCACCGCCGACGGACAAGTCTTCCGTGTCGATATGCGGCTGCGCCCCGACGGCGACAGCGGCCCGCTCGTACTCAGTGAAACCGCACTCGAACAATACCTGATCGCACACGGCCGCGAATGGGAACGCTACGCATGGTGCAAAGGCCGCGTGGTCACGCCCTATCCCAACGACATCCGCAGCTTGGTCCGCCCGTTTGTATTCCGCAAATACCTCGACTTCAACGCCTACGAAGCCATGCGCGGCCTGCACCGCCAAATCCGGGCCGAAGTCAGCCGCAAAGGCATGGCCGACAACATCAAACTCGGCGCGGGCGGCATCCGTGAAATCGAATTTATCGCCCAAATTTTCCAAATGATACGCGGCGGACAAAACCGCAGCCTGCAGTTAAAAGGCACACAGGAAACCCTATTGAAGCTGGCCGAACTCGGCATCATCGAATCCGCAACCTGCGACACGCTGCTGGCCGCCTACCGCTTCCTGCGCGATGTCGAACACCGCCTGCAATACTGGGACGACCAGCAAACCCAAACCCTGCCTACCCAACCCGAACAGCAGCAGCGCTTGGCAGAAAGCATGGGCTTTGCCGATTACGTCGCTTTTTCAGACGGCCTCAACCGGCACCGCAGCCAAGTCAACGCCATCTTCAACGAAACCCTGAGCGAACCGGAAGAACAAACCGAAGGCGATGCACACGAATGGCAATGGGTTTGGCAAAACAACCACGACGACGAACAACGCAAAGGCCGTCTGAAAACTCACGGTTTTGATGCCGACAGCATCAGCCTGCGTCTCGACCAATTGCGCCAAAGCCCCAAATACCGGCATTTGTCCAGCCGTGCGCAACCCCGTTTCGATGCCGTACTGCCCATGCTCGCACAAGCCGCCGCCGAACAGCCCAACCCGACCGAAACCCTGCGCCGCCTGCTTGATTTTCTCGAAGCCATCAGCCGCCGCTCTTCCTATCTCGCTTTTCTGCACGAACATCCGCAGGTGGTCAAACAATTGGCAGGCATCATGAGCCAAAGCTCGTGGGTGGCCACCTATCTGATGCAGCACCCGATTCTGTTGGACGAACTGCTCAGCGCACAATTAATGAACACCGAATACGATTGGAACAAGCTGGCACAAGAGCTGGAAGGCCGTCTGAAATCCGTTCAAGGCGATACCGAAGCGCAAATGGACGTACTGCGTCATTTTCAACACGCACAGGTTTTCCGGCTCGCCATTCAAGACTTAGCCGGATTGTGGAAAGTGGAGGCCCTGTCCGACCAGCTTTCCGCCCTGTCCGACACCATACTCGCCGCCGCGCTGCCCGCCGTTTGGGCAGATATGCCGAAAACCCATACCGACACCCCGAATTTCGCCGTACTCGGTTACGGCAAACTCGGCGGCAAAGAACTCGGCTACACCTCCGATTTGGATTTGGTCTATCTCTATGACGACCCCCACCCCGATGCCCCCGACATCTACACCCGCTTCTCCCGCCGCCTCACCAACTGGCTGTCCGCCGCCACCGGAGCAGGTACGCTGTATGAAGTCGACCTCCGTCTGCGTCCCAACGGCGACAGCGGCTTTTTGGCACACAGTATCGGCGCATTTGAAAAATACCAACGCGAAAACGCTTGGACATGGGAACACCAATCCCTCACCCGCGCCCGCTATATCTGCGGCACACCGTCTATCGGACTCGCGTTTGACGCGCTGCGTAAAGAAATCCTGACCCGTCCGCGAAACGGCACCGAATTGGCACGCGAAATCATCGATATGCGCGAAAAAATGTTCCCCACCCATCCGCCGGCCGATACCGATATCAAATACGCACGCGGCGGCGTGGTCGATGTGGAATTTATCGTCCAATATCTGGTGTTGGCCAAATCCGCCGAATGCCCGGAGCTGCTGGAAAACTACGGCAACATCGCTTTATTGAAAATGGCAGCGGAACGCGGCCTGATTGATGCAGGACAAGCAAGACTGTGCCGCCGTGCCTACCGCTATTTCCGTAAACAGCAACACAACACCAAGCTCAGAGATGCCGCCAAAACCGAAGTCAATGAGGAGCTAACCGCGCATTACGCCGCCGTACGCAAACTTTGGCGGCAGGTATTCGGCGAAGAAGTCACATTTTCCTAA
- the rnhB gene encoding ribonuclease HII gives MNAINGHWTAGVDEAGRGPLVGSVFAAAVVLPPDCDLPGLTDSKKLSEKKRDELAVRIKQQAVAWCVASASVAEIAELNILHATMLAMTRAVRGLNVKPVKVWIDGNRVPENLGVDAEAVVKGDSKIIEISAASVLAKTARDAEMYALAERYPQYGFDKHKGYGTAAHLAALQEFGVLAEHRCDFAPIRALLAQGRLFE, from the coding sequence ATGAATGCAATAAACGGGCATTGGACGGCAGGTGTGGACGAAGCCGGGCGCGGGCCTTTGGTCGGCAGCGTGTTTGCGGCGGCGGTGGTGTTGCCGCCCGATTGCGACTTGCCGGGGTTGACCGACTCTAAAAAACTGTCGGAAAAGAAGCGCGACGAATTGGCGGTGCGGATTAAGCAGCAGGCGGTGGCATGGTGCGTGGCTTCGGCCAGTGTGGCGGAAATTGCCGAATTGAATATCCTGCATGCCACTATGCTGGCGATGACCCGTGCCGTACGCGGTTTGAACGTGAAGCCGGTTAAGGTGTGGATCGACGGCAACCGTGTGCCGGAAAATTTGGGTGTCGATGCCGAAGCGGTGGTAAAAGGCGACAGTAAAATCATTGAGATTTCGGCAGCTTCGGTGTTGGCGAAAACGGCACGGGATGCGGAAATGTATGCTTTGGCGGAACGCTATCCGCAATACGGTTTCGACAAACACAAAGGTTACGGCACGGCGGCACATTTGGCTGCGTTGCAGGAATTTGGCGTGTTGGCGGAGCACCGCTGCGACTTCGCGCCGATACGCGCTTTACTGGCGCAAGGGCGGCTGTTTGAATGA
- the lpxB gene encoding lipid-A-disaccharide synthase, with the protein MNIPQSSSKPLTIALCAGEASGDLLGAHLIEALKKRCPNARFVGIGGPRMIAQGFESLYEQEKLAVRGFAEVVKRLPEILKIRKGLVRDLTDMRPDVFVGIDAPDFNLGVAEKLKKAGIPTVHYVSPSVWAWRRERVNTIIHQVNRVLCLFPMEPQLYREAGGQAEFVGHPMAQTMPLDADQKAARLKMRIELWETVFTLMPGSRVSEIEYMAPLFFKTAKLLLARYPSARFLLPVATVATRLRLLDILSKPEFSGLPVQLMSAHADLACTASDVVLVTSGTATLEVALCKRPMVISYKISPLTYAYVKGKIKVPHVGLPNILLGKGAVPELLQGKAKPELLAAAVAEWYESPRDTAELQQDFYRLHHMLRKDTAALAAENVLAEAGVRS; encoded by the coding sequence ATGAACATACCGCAATCTTCCAGTAAACCGCTGACAATCGCCCTGTGTGCCGGAGAAGCATCGGGCGATTTGCTTGGTGCGCATTTGATCGAGGCTTTGAAGAAGCGTTGTCCGAATGCCCGTTTTGTGGGTATCGGCGGGCCGCGTATGATTGCGCAAGGTTTTGAGAGCTTATATGAGCAGGAAAAACTGGCGGTGCGCGGTTTTGCCGAAGTGGTCAAGCGTTTGCCGGAAATTTTGAAAATCCGCAAAGGACTGGTTCGGGATTTGACGGACATGCGTCCGGATGTGTTTGTCGGTATCGATGCACCCGATTTCAATCTCGGCGTGGCGGAAAAGCTGAAAAAAGCCGGTATTCCGACCGTACATTATGTCAGTCCTTCGGTATGGGCGTGGCGGCGCGAGCGGGTAAATACCATCATTCATCAGGTTAACCGCGTGTTGTGCCTGTTTCCGATGGAACCGCAGCTGTATCGCGAAGCGGGCGGGCAGGCGGAGTTTGTCGGCCATCCGATGGCGCAGACCATGCCGCTGGATGCAGATCAGAAAGCGGCGCGTTTGAAAATGCGGATCGAGCTTTGGGAAACCGTGTTTACCTTAATGCCGGGCAGCCGGGTGAGTGAAATCGAGTATATGGCGCCTTTGTTTTTTAAGACGGCCAAATTGCTGTTGGCGCGTTATCCGAGCGCACGTTTCTTACTGCCGGTGGCAACGGTGGCAACGCGCCTGCGTTTGCTGGATATTTTGTCTAAGCCGGAGTTTAGCGGCTTGCCGGTGCAGCTGATGTCGGCTCATGCCGATTTGGCCTGCACGGCGTCGGATGTGGTGTTGGTAACCAGCGGCACGGCGACGTTGGAAGTGGCGCTGTGCAAGCGGCCGATGGTGATCAGTTATAAAATCTCTCCGCTGACTTATGCGTATGTGAAGGGTAAGATTAAAGTGCCGCATGTCGGTTTGCCGAATATTCTTTTGGGCAAGGGCGCGGTGCCCGAGCTGCTGCAAGGCAAAGCCAAGCCGGAACTGCTGGCGGCGGCGGTGGCGGAATGGTATGAGTCGCCGCGGGATACGGCAGAGCTGCAGCAAGATTTTTACCGTTTGCACCATATGTTGCGCAAAGATACGGCGGCTTTGGCGGCGGAAAACGTTTTGGCGGAAGCAGGTGTCCGGTCATGA
- the rpsO gene encoding 30S ribosomal protein S15, which yields MALTVEQKAQIVKDFQRKEGDTGSSEVQVALLTFRINDLTPHFKANAKDHHSRRGLLKMVSQRRRLLAYLRRTQPDTYRNLITRLGLRK from the coding sequence ATGGCATTGACCGTAGAACAAAAAGCACAGATTGTTAAAGATTTCCAACGCAAAGAAGGCGACACCGGTTCTTCTGAAGTACAAGTTGCTTTGCTGACTTTCCGCATCAACGATTTGACCCCGCACTTCAAAGCCAACGCCAAAGACCATCACAGCCGTCGCGGTTTGTTGAAAATGGTTAGCCAACGCCGTCGTTTGCTGGCTTACTTGCGTCGTACCCAACCGGATACTTACCGCAATCTGATTACCCGTCTGGGTCTGCGTAAATAA
- the truB gene encoding tRNA pseudouridine(55) synthase TruB — MTAKRKLNGVLLLDKPKNLSSNTALQKARRLYAAEKAGHTGVLDPLATGLLPVCFGEATKFAQYLLDADKAYTATLKLGEATTTGDAEGEVVETARADITAEEFQTACQALTGNIRQVPPMFSALKHEGKPLYEYARKGIVIERKPRNITIYSIEITEFDAPKAVIDVRCSKGTYIRTLSEDIAKYIGTFAHLTDLRRTETAGFSIGQSYTLEKLAEMDEAGRDAVLLPCDVLVQHLPKLVLNPQQEQMLKHGRQPEYSDGLSQTDAPLRAYGEDGRFIGLVEYRAQSRTLKVLRLMNTAD, encoded by the coding sequence ACAAACCGAAAAACCTTTCCAGCAATACCGCCCTGCAGAAAGCACGCCGGCTGTATGCCGCCGAAAAAGCCGGGCATACCGGCGTATTGGATCCGTTGGCAACCGGTTTGCTGCCCGTCTGTTTCGGCGAAGCCACCAAATTTGCCCAATACTTGCTGGACGCCGACAAAGCCTACACCGCGACTTTAAAGTTGGGTGAAGCTACGACCACAGGCGATGCCGAGGGCGAAGTGGTTGAAACGGCAAGAGCGGACATTACCGCCGAAGAATTTCAGACGGCCTGTCAGGCATTAACCGGAAACATCCGCCAAGTGCCGCCCATGTTTTCCGCTTTGAAGCACGAAGGCAAACCTTTGTACGAATACGCACGCAAAGGCATCGTCATCGAACGCAAGCCGAGAAACATTACGATTTATTCGATTGAAATAACTGAATTTGACGCACCGAAAGCCGTGATTGACGTGCGTTGCAGCAAAGGTACATACATCCGTACCTTGTCCGAAGACATTGCCAAATACATCGGCACGTTTGCCCATCTGACCGATTTGCGCCGTACCGAAACCGCCGGCTTCTCTATCGGGCAGAGTTACACGTTGGAAAAACTGGCCGAAATGGACGAAGCCGGACGGGACGCCGTTTTGCTGCCTTGTGATGTATTGGTACAACATTTACCCAAGCTCGTGTTAAACCCGCAACAAGAACAGATGCTGAAACACGGCAGGCAGCCGGAATATTCAGACGGCCTTTCACAAACAGACGCCCCGTTGCGCGCGTACGGCGAAGACGGGCGCTTTATCGGGCTGGTCGAATACCGCGCGCAAAGCCGCACGTTGAAAGTATTGCGTTTGATGAATACGGCCGATTAA